One window of the Planktothrix sp. FACHB-1365 genome contains the following:
- a CDS encoding universal stress protein, producing MAYHKILVAIDRTPQAEFVFHQGLQLAKLYQSQLKLFHSITVSPMILGSPGDLYGQRLNQVAQIQHELIEQEINEVAGWLSTFVNYAEQQGISIETEYQIGEAGYWIREITKKWEADLIVIGRRNRSELAELFLGSVSNYTVHHVQCSVLVVQQPDD from the coding sequence ATGGCATATCACAAAATTTTAGTGGCAATTGATCGCACTCCCCAAGCAGAGTTTGTCTTTCACCAAGGCTTACAACTGGCTAAACTCTATCAAAGTCAGTTAAAACTCTTTCATTCTATTACTGTATCACCGATGATTTTAGGTTCCCCTGGAGATTTATATGGTCAACGGTTAAACCAGGTGGCACAAATTCAACATGAATTAATTGAACAAGAAATTAATGAAGTGGCAGGATGGTTATCAACTTTTGTCAATTATGCCGAACAGCAAGGTATTTCCATTGAAACCGAATATCAAATCGGAGAAGCCGGATATTGGATACGAGAAATTACTAAAAAATGGGAGGCTGATTTAATCGTCATTGGCAGACGTAACCGTTCAGAATTAGCCGAATTATTTTTAGGAAGTGTCAGTAATTATACGGTGCATCACGTTCAATGTTCTGTATTAGTTGTACAACAACCCGATGATTAG
- the ilvA gene encoding threonine ammonia-lyase, biosynthetic translates to MLCDYLVQILTARVYDVAQETPLEYAPNLSARLNNKLLLKREDMQSVFSFKLRGAYNKMAHLSPDLLKQGVIAASAGNHAQGVALGASQLGTKAIIVMPVTTPQVKVNAVKARGGEVVLYGDTFDEACAYARQLEAEKGLTFIHPFDDPHVIAGQGTIGMEILRQYQQPIHAIFVAIGGGGLISGIAAYIKRLRPEIKIIGVEPVDADAMSQSLKAGHRIKLSQVGLFADGVAVREVGEETFRLCQEYVDEIILVDTDDTCAAIKDVFEDTRSILEPAGALAIAGAKAYVEREQIQGQTLVAVACGANMNFDRLRFVAERAEFGERREAIFAVTIPEEPGSLRKFCECIGKRNLTEFNYRIADEQEAHIFVGMQIKNRADAAEMIKNFEQNGFKTIDLTDDELTKLHLRHMVGGRSGLAHHELLYRFEFPERPGALMQFVCSMSPNWNISLFHYRNNGADYGRIVVGMQVPPEEMAEWQAFLDTLGYRYWDENKNPAYKLFLSQK, encoded by the coding sequence ATGCTTTGCGACTACTTAGTACAAATTCTCACCGCCCGTGTTTACGATGTTGCCCAAGAAACACCCCTAGAATACGCTCCTAACCTCTCCGCCCGTCTGAATAATAAATTACTTTTGAAGCGAGAAGATATGCAGTCTGTCTTTTCCTTCAAATTGCGGGGAGCATATAACAAAATGGCTCATCTTTCTCCTGATTTATTAAAGCAGGGAGTGATTGCCGCATCAGCCGGAAATCATGCCCAAGGTGTTGCTCTCGGTGCGTCTCAATTGGGAACAAAAGCGATTATTGTCATGCCTGTAACCACCCCTCAAGTTAAAGTCAATGCCGTTAAAGCAAGGGGGGGTGAAGTGGTTTTATATGGCGATACTTTTGATGAAGCTTGTGCTTATGCTCGTCAATTAGAAGCCGAAAAAGGATTAACTTTTATTCATCCTTTTGATGACCCCCATGTGATTGCCGGACAAGGTACAATTGGCATGGAGATTTTAAGACAATATCAACAACCGATTCATGCTATTTTTGTTGCCATTGGTGGGGGGGGATTAATCTCAGGAATTGCGGCTTATATTAAACGATTACGTCCTGAAATTAAAATCATCGGAGTTGAACCCGTTGATGCCGATGCTATGTCACAATCTCTCAAAGCCGGACATCGAATTAAGTTATCGCAAGTAGGGTTATTTGCGGATGGTGTAGCGGTGCGAGAAGTGGGGGAAGAAACCTTCCGGTTATGCCAAGAATATGTGGATGAAATTATATTAGTAGATACGGATGATACTTGTGCGGCAATTAAAGATGTTTTTGAGGATACCCGTTCTATTTTAGAACCTGCTGGAGCCTTAGCAATTGCAGGAGCAAAGGCTTATGTTGAACGAGAACAAATTCAAGGACAAACCTTAGTCGCCGTTGCCTGTGGGGCGAATATGAATTTTGATCGCTTACGATTTGTAGCAGAACGCGCCGAATTTGGAGAACGTCGAGAGGCTATTTTTGCGGTGACAATTCCTGAAGAACCTGGAAGTTTACGCAAGTTTTGTGAATGTATTGGAAAGCGCAATTTAACTGAATTTAACTATCGCATTGCCGATGAACAAGAAGCCCATATTTTTGTGGGAATGCAGATTAAAAATCGGGCTGATGCAGCAGAAATGATCAAAAATTTTGAACAAAATGGCTTTAAAACCATAGATTTAACCGATGATGAATTAACGAAATTACACCTGCGGCACATGGTCGGCGGACGGTCTGGTTTAGCCCATCATGAATTACTGTATCGGTTTGAATTTCCTGAACGTCCAGGGGCGTTAATGCAGTTCGTTTGTTCCATGAGTCCTAACTGGAATATTAGTTTATTTCACTATCGCAATAATGGGGCAGATTATGGTAGAATTGTGGTAGGAATGCAGGTTCCCCCTGAAGAAATGGCAGAATGGCAAGCGTTTTTAGATACATTAGGTTATCGCTATTGGGATGAGAATAAAAATCCAGCCTATAAACTGTTTTTATCCCAAAAATAA
- the leuB gene encoding 3-isopropylmalate dehydrogenase translates to MSQNYRITLLPGDGIGPEIIAVAVDALKVVGKQLSITFDFHQALMGGAAIDATGEPLPAETLEQCLKSDAVLLAAIGGYKWDNLPRHQRPETGLLGLRAGLKLFANLRPATILPHLIDASSLKREVVEGVDIMVVRELTGGIYFGQPKGIFQTETGEKRGVNTMAYTESEIDRIGRVGFETAQKRRGRLCSVDKANVLDVSQLWRDRITLLTSEYPDVELSHLYVDNAAMQLVRAPKQFDTIVTGNLFGDILSDAAAMLTGSIGMLPSASLGESGPGVFEPVHGSAPDIAGQDKANPLAQVLSAAMMLRYGLDQPVAADLLENAVLKVLDQGYRTGDIMSEGMKLVGCQEMGEMLLKALEEN, encoded by the coding sequence ATGAGTCAAAACTACCGCATTACTCTTCTTCCAGGCGATGGCATCGGCCCTGAAATTATAGCGGTGGCTGTCGATGCGTTAAAAGTCGTCGGAAAACAACTCAGCATTACTTTCGATTTTCATCAAGCGTTGATGGGGGGGGCGGCGATAGATGCTACCGGGGAACCCTTACCAGCAGAAACCTTAGAACAGTGTCTCAAGAGTGATGCGGTACTGTTGGCAGCCATTGGCGGATACAAGTGGGACAATTTACCCCGTCATCAACGGCCCGAAACTGGGTTATTGGGGTTACGGGCGGGATTAAAATTATTTGCGAATTTGCGTCCTGCGACAATTTTACCCCATTTAATTGATGCCTCTTCTTTGAAAAGAGAAGTGGTAGAAGGGGTGGATATTATGGTTGTCCGCGAACTGACAGGGGGAATTTATTTTGGACAACCCAAGGGAATTTTTCAGACGGAAACCGGGGAGAAACGAGGCGTTAATACAATGGCCTATACGGAATCAGAGATTGATCGCATTGGCCGTGTGGGGTTTGAAACCGCCCAGAAGCGTCGAGGGAGACTTTGTTCTGTAGATAAGGCGAATGTGTTAGATGTTTCTCAGTTATGGCGCGATCGCATTACCCTTTTAACCTCAGAATACCCCGATGTCGAATTATCTCATTTATATGTGGACAACGCTGCCATGCAGTTAGTTCGCGCCCCTAAACAGTTTGATACAATCGTCACGGGGAACTTATTTGGCGATATTCTCTCCGATGCGGCGGCGATGTTAACGGGCAGTATCGGAATGTTACCCTCAGCGAGTTTAGGGGAATCTGGCCCTGGGGTCTTTGAACCCGTCCATGGTTCAGCGCCGGATATTGCGGGCCAGGATAAAGCCAACCCCCTTGCCCAAGTCCTGAGTGCTGCGATGATGTTACGGTATGGTTTAGATCAACCCGTTGCGGCGGATCTGTTGGAAAATGCTGTTTTAAAAGTATTAGATCAGGGATATCGCACGGGGGATATTATGTCTGAGGGCATGAAATTAGTCGGGTGTCAGGAAATGGGAGAAATGTTGTTAAAGGCATTAGAAGAAAATTAA